TCTCCCGGGAGTGGGTGTCCCGGCTCATCTCGGTGATCTTCAGCCCGGCCAGCGGGGTGACGAGGGCGAGCAGCGCGAGGACCGAGACGCAGAGGGTGGCGAGGGGATGGCGGCTCGCGGGTCGCAGCAGCGCGCCCCACAGACGGCCGCCGGCGTCACCGTGTCGACGACGTACGGGCTTTCCGCGCGCGGCCCGGCGGGCGGCCCGTCGTTCGGCGCGCCTGCCGAGGAGGACGAGCAGCGCGGGCAGTGCCGTCAGCGAACTGGCCACGGCGACCAGGACGACCACGATGGTGCCGGTGGCGAGCGAGGAGAAGATCACGTCGGAGGCCAGGTACAGCGTCGCCGTGGAGGCGACGACCGCGAGCCCGGAGACCACGACCGCGCGGCCCGAGGTCGCCGCGGCCAGCTCCACCAGTGCCTCGGAGGCGAGCCGGCCGCCGTGGCGGGCCCGCTCCTCGCGTTCCCGTTTGAGGTAGAAGAGCGTGTAGTCGACGCCGACCGCGAGGCCGATCATCAGGATGACGTTGGTGCCGACCCCGGTGTCGGGGGAGAGATGCGAGGCCACCATCGAGAGCCCGACGGCCGCCGCGATCGACGACAGCGCGAGCAGCAGCGGCACGGCGGCCATGGTGAGCGAGCCGAAGACGACCAGCAGGGTCAGCAGCGTGATCGGCAGGGTGATCTTCTCGGACAGCGCGAGGTCGCTGTCGCGCTGGTCGTCGACTCCCTTGCTGGTGGAGGCACTTCCGGTCTCCTGGAGCAGCAGCCGCGGATGGGCCTTCTGGACGGCCTCGGTCTGCGCGACGAGCGCGGCGACCTTGCCGTCGGCTTCCCGCTCCTCGCCCTTGATGGACACCTCGACCATGAGGATGTCGTGCTTCTTCGACAGCAGCGGTGCGGCCACGCCCGCGACCTCGGGCAGCTTTTTCATCCGGGCGGTGAGGTCCTGCGCGGCCGCCGTGGCCGCGCCCCGGTCGAGGGCGCCCGTCCGTGCGGAGATCAGCACCTGCTCGGCGGACTTGCGTTCGAGATGGGCCTCGGCGGCCAGGGCCTCCGCACGGCCGGCCTCGCCGACCCGGTAGTCCGCCGTCTTCGCGCTGTTCATCCCGGCAGCACTGCCGAGCCCCAGGCACAGCACCACGAACACCAGCCATCCGACGATCGCCCGCCAGGGGTGCCGGGCGCTCTGGCGCGCCATGCGCACAGTAAGTGAGTTCATGCCCAAAAGCCTGGCTGAGCAGGGCAGTTGACCGGCACGGGTGCTCGGTTGAACTTCGCGTCCACCGATCGGTGGACTCCGGGGAGGGGGAAAGCCCCCGCGAGTCACGTCCTCGCGGGGGCTCTCCTTCTCTGCGCCTGCCACGTGAAGGGTGAGAAGACGATCACGAGCAGGACGTTTCACGGGTCGCAGGGACCTGACTCAGGGGGCGAGCAGCAACACATCCGTACGGGACCTGGCGGCGGCGTGACGGCGGGCCACGTCCTGCCAGTCGACGACCCGCCACATGGCCTCGATGAAGTCGACCTTCTGGTTGCGGTACTGCAGGTAGAAGGCGTGCTCCCAGGCGTCGAAGACCAGGAGGGGGGTCGCGCCCTGGCCGACGTTGCCCTGGTGGTCGTAGACCTGCTCGACGATCAGGCGGCCGCTGAGCGGTTCGTGGGCGAGGACACCCCAGCCGGAGCCCTGGGTGGTCGCGGCGGCCTTGGAGAGCTGCGCCTTGAAGGCTCCGAACGAGCCGAACGACTCGGTGATCGCGTCCGCGAGCTCACCCACGCCGTCGGCCGCGCGGGGTTCACCGCCGCCGTCGCCGCTCATGTTCTGCCAGTAGATGCTGTGCAGGATGTGCCCGGAGAGGTGGAAGGCGAGGTTCTTCTCCAGCCCGCCCAGCGCACCCCACGTCTCCTTGTCGCGCGCCTCCGCGAGCTGCTCCAGCGTGTCGTTGGCCCCCTTCACATAAGCCGCGTGGTGCTTGTCGTGGTGCAGCTCGATGATCTCGGGGCTGATCACGGGGGCGAGCGCGGCGTAGTCGTACGGCAGTTCAGGGAGCGTGTAGACGGGCATGGGGGTCCCCTCCGACCTCTTATTGCACATTACTTGCAACTACAACCTAGCAACAAAAAGACCCTCGCGTGCTCGGACGCGAGGGCCTTCGGGGGTCGTGCGGAGGTCGTAAGGGGGTGGCGAGGGGACCGTGAGGGGGCCGGTACGGGTGTCAGTTCCGGGCGCGTGCCCGCTGCCGGGCGTAGCCGATCGCCGCCAGGAACAGGGTCATGCCGCCCGTCGCGTACAACTGCACGCGCGTGTCGGGCTCCCGGGCCATCAGGACGAAGATGGCCACCATTCCGGCGAGCGCCACCCAGGTCAGCGCCGGGAACAGCCACATGCGCACGACCAGCTTCTCGGGCGCCTCGCGCTCCACCCGGCGGCGCAGCAGCAGTTGCGAGACCGCGATGAAGATCCAGACGACCAGGATCACCGCGCCGATCATGTTCAGCAGCCAGGGGAAGACGTCGTCCGGACGCCAGTAGCTGAGCAGCACGCAGCCGAAGCCGAAGACACAGGAGACGAGGACGGCGACGCGCGGGACGCCCGCGGAGACCCGGCCCAGCGACTTCGGGCCCTGGCCCCGCTCCACCAGCGAGTACGCGATGCGCGAGGAGCCGTAGATGTTGGCGTTCATCGCCGAGAGCAGCGCGACCAGCACGACCACGTTCATGACCTGCCCGGCGCCCGGGATGTCGAGGCGGTCGAGGGCGGCGACGTAGGGGCCCTTGCCCTGGTCGACGACCGCAGCCGCGTCCCACGGGACCAGCGTGACGATGACCGCCATCGAGCCGATGTAGAAGAGCGCGATGCGCCACATCGCCGTACGGACGGCGCTCGCGACGCCCCTGACCGGGTCCTCGGACTCCGCCGCCGCGATCGTCACGGTCTCCAGACCGCCGTACGCGAACACGGAGGCGAGCAGGCCGATGACGAGCCCCTCGCTGCCGTGCGGCAGGAAGTCGGTCAGGTGGGAGGTGCCGGGAGAGTCGGTGCCCGGCAGGACCCCGGCGATCGCCAGCACACCCAGCACCAGGAACAGCGTGATCGCGCCGACCTTCAGCGCCGCGAACCAGAACTCGAACTCGCCGAAGTTCTTCACCGCGGCGAGGTTCGCCGCGCAGAACACGGCCATGAACAGCGCCACCCACGCCCACTCCGGCGTGCCCGGCAGCCAGCCCGTGACGATGTGCGCGGCGCCGATGCCCTCCAGGCCGACGGCCGTGCACAGCAGCACCCAGAACGACCAGCCGGCGGTGAAGCCCGCCCACGGCCCGATCGCCCGCTCGGCATGCGCCGAGAACGACCCGGACGACGGATACGCGGCCGACATCTCGCCGAGCATCCGCATCACCAGCATGACGAGGAGCCCGGAGACGGCATACGCGAGGACGATCGAAGGACCGGCGGCGGCGATCCCGGCGCCGGAGCCGACGAAGAGCCCCGCACCGATCACCCCGCCCAGGGCGATCATCGACAGGTGGCGCTGCTTGAGGCCGTGGGACAGGGGGTTGGCGTCGGCCGCTTGTGGCGGCGTCTCGACCGTGGTGGTGCTGTGCGGCATGGGCGCGGCTCGTCCAGTGCAGTAGATGGGCAAAAACGCCCACAGTCTGGGCAGCCCCTCCGCGCGGAAGGAGGGGCTGCCCACCATCCGGACGCGCCCGCCACCGGCAGTGACCGCGCCGCTACGCCGCCACGGTCGTGTAGTGCGAGGCGTCGCCCTCGATGGAGTAGCTCTCCTTGCCCTCGATGCCGACCGGGATGTCACCGGCGACAGTCACCCGGTGCAGACGGCGGGGCTGCCCGTCGTAGTTGTCGATGGCGTAGTGCTGGGTGATGCGGTTGTCGAAGAGGACGAGCTGGTTCTCCGACCAGCGGTGGCGCAGCACGTTCTCCGGCCGCGTCACGTACGCCTGGAGCAGGTCGAGCACCTTGCGGGACTCGGACGGCGACAGGCCCACGATCCGCTGGGCGAAGCCGCCGATGAACAGCCCGCGCTCACCGGTCAGCGGGTGGACGCGCACGACCGGGTGGACCGTGCGGAACTTGATGGACGTGAACTGGGCGCGCTGGGCTGCCAGTTGCTCGTCGATCTCCTCGTCCGGCACGGCGTAGTCGTAGTCGTTGGTGTGCTCCGCCCACAGGGTGTCGGCGAGGGCGCGGAGCGGCTCGGGCAGGTTGCGGTAGGCGGCGGCCGAGCTGGCGATCAGGGTCTCGCCGCCGTACGGCGGGATCGTGATGCTGCGCAGGGTGCTGGCCTGCGGCGGGTTGAGGACGAACGTGACGTCGGTGTGCCAGTTGTTGGCGGCCCGGCCGCGCTCGCTGTCGACGGGCAGCACGTTGGGGACGCCGTCGACGGAGGAGACCGTCGGATGGGCGGTGGTGATGTCGCCGAAGTGGCGGACGAAGGCCTGCTGGCCCTCGTCGTCCAGGTTCACGTCGTCGAAGACGAGTGCCTTGTGGACGTTGAGCGCCTCGCGGAGGGCGGTGGCCGTCTCCTCGCCGAGCGGCTTGGAGATGTCGACGCCGGAGATCCGGGCGCCTATGTTCGCGGTGACCTTGCGGATTTCGATGCCGGACATGTGCGGTCCTTTCAGACGAGGGCGGGGGCGGGGGCGGGGTCGTTCCGGTCGGCTGTGACGTACTGGTTGGCGGGGCGCGGAAGGCCGTAGCGCTCCCGCAGGGTCCGGCGGGGGCCGTACTCGCTGCGGAGCAGGCCGCGGGCGCGCAGGATCGGGACGACGTGGTCGACGAAGGCGTCGAGGCCGGACGGCAGTACCGCGGGCATGATGTTGAAGCCGTCGGCGGCGCCCTGGGTGAACCAGGTCCCGATCGCGTCGGCGACCTGCTCGGGCGTGCCCGCGAAGGTGAGGTGGCCGCGCCCGCCGCCGAGCCGTCCGATCAGCTGCCGCACGGTGAGGTGCTCGCGCCGGGCGAGTTCGACGATGAGCGTGTATCGGCTCTTGGCGCCCTCGATGGCCTCCTCGGGCGGCAGGTCGGCCGGGAGCTGGGCGTCCAACTCAAGGGTCCCGGTGGGCAGTTGCAGGAGACGCTCCAGGTTGGCGACGCCGTGCGTGTGCACGATGTGGTCCTCGAGGACCTGCTCGTTCGTCCGCGCCTCCGCCTCCGTCGAGCCGATCACCGGCACGATCCCGGGCAGCACCTTGATGTGCTCGGGGTCCCGACCGGCTGCCGCGGTACGGGACTTGAGGTCGGCGTAGAAGGACTGCGCGTCGGCGAGGGTCTGCTGCGCGGTGAACACGGCCTCCGCGTACCGGGCGGCGAAGGCCTTGCCGTCCTCACTCGATCCCGCCTGCACGAGCAGCGGGTAACCCTGGGGCGAGCGGGGGACGTTGAGGGCGCCCTCGACACTGAAGTACGTCCCCCGGTGCCGGGGCGGGTGGACTTTCGCGTCGTCGCCCCAGACGCCGGACGCCTTGTCGGCGACGATCGCGTCGTCCTCCCAGCTGTCCCAGAGCTTCAGGGCCACGTCGAGGAACTCGGCGGCTCGGGCGTATCGCTCGGCATGGGCCGGCTCGGCGTCCAGGCCGAAGTTGCGGGCGGCCTCGGCACCGGCGGTGGTGACGATGTTCCAGCCCGCCCGGCCGCCGCTGATGATGTCCAGCGAGGCGAACTTGCGGGCCAGGTTGTAGGGGGAGTTGTAGGAGGTGGAGGCGGTGGCGATCAGGCCGATGTGCCGGGTCGCCGTCGCCAGCGCGGTCAGCAGCGTGAGCGGCTCCAGCGAACCGGCGGGCCGCTGGGCGATGTTGCCCCACAACTGCGGCCCGTCGGCGAGGAAGAGGGAGTCGAAGGTGCCGCGTTCGGCGATCTCGGCCAGGTGGACGTAGTGCTCCAGCTCCACATGGGCGTACGGGTCGCTCTCCGGCAGCCGCCAGGAAGCCTCGTGGTGGCCGGTGTTCATCAGGAAGGCGTTGAGATGGAGTTGGCGCTGGGGCGGGGTCATGGGTGTGTCCTTTGGTACGGGGGGTCTTAGCCCGTCCGGCGTTTGAGGACGAGGCCGTTCAGGCC
Above is a genomic segment from Streptomyces sp. R21 containing:
- a CDS encoding superoxide dismutase, giving the protein MPVYTLPELPYDYAALAPVISPEIIELHHDKHHAAYVKGANDTLEQLAEARDKETWGALGGLEKNLAFHLSGHILHSIYWQNMSGDGGGEPRAADGVGELADAITESFGSFGAFKAQLSKAAATTQGSGWGVLAHEPLSGRLIVEQVYDHQGNVGQGATPLLVFDAWEHAFYLQYRNQKVDFIEAMWRVVDWQDVARRHAAARSRTDVLLLAP
- a CDS encoding amino acid permease; translated protein: MPHSTTTVETPPQAADANPLSHGLKQRHLSMIALGGVIGAGLFVGSGAGIAAAGPSIVLAYAVSGLLVMLVMRMLGEMSAAYPSSGSFSAHAERAIGPWAGFTAGWSFWVLLCTAVGLEGIGAAHIVTGWLPGTPEWAWVALFMAVFCAANLAAVKNFGEFEFWFAALKVGAITLFLVLGVLAIAGVLPGTDSPGTSHLTDFLPHGSEGLVIGLLASVFAYGGLETVTIAAAESEDPVRGVASAVRTAMWRIALFYIGSMAVIVTLVPWDAAAVVDQGKGPYVAALDRLDIPGAGQVMNVVVLVALLSAMNANIYGSSRIAYSLVERGQGPKSLGRVSAGVPRVAVLVSCVFGFGCVLLSYWRPDDVFPWLLNMIGAVILVVWIFIAVSQLLLRRRVEREAPEKLVVRMWLFPALTWVALAGMVAIFVLMAREPDTRVQLYATGGMTLFLAAIGYARQRARARN
- a CDS encoding TauD/TfdA dioxygenase family protein, yielding MSGIEIRKVTANIGARISGVDISKPLGEETATALREALNVHKALVFDDVNLDDEGQQAFVRHFGDITTAHPTVSSVDGVPNVLPVDSERGRAANNWHTDVTFVLNPPQASTLRSITIPPYGGETLIASSAAAYRNLPEPLRALADTLWAEHTNDYDYAVPDEEIDEQLAAQRAQFTSIKFRTVHPVVRVHPLTGERGLFIGGFAQRIVGLSPSESRKVLDLLQAYVTRPENVLRHRWSENQLVLFDNRITQHYAIDNYDGQPRRLHRVTVAGDIPVGIEGKESYSIEGDASHYTTVAA
- a CDS encoding LLM class flavin-dependent oxidoreductase, with product MTPPQRQLHLNAFLMNTGHHEASWRLPESDPYAHVELEHYVHLAEIAERGTFDSLFLADGPQLWGNIAQRPAGSLEPLTLLTALATATRHIGLIATASTSYNSPYNLARKFASLDIISGGRAGWNIVTTAGAEAARNFGLDAEPAHAERYARAAEFLDVALKLWDSWEDDAIVADKASGVWGDDAKVHPPRHRGTYFSVEGALNVPRSPQGYPLLVQAGSSEDGKAFAARYAEAVFTAQQTLADAQSFYADLKSRTAAAGRDPEHIKVLPGIVPVIGSTEAEARTNEQVLEDHIVHTHGVANLERLLQLPTGTLELDAQLPADLPPEEAIEGAKSRYTLIVELARREHLTVRQLIGRLGGGRGHLTFAGTPEQVADAIGTWFTQGAADGFNIMPAVLPSGLDAFVDHVVPILRARGLLRSEYGPRRTLRERYGLPRPANQYVTADRNDPAPAPALV
- a CDS encoding MMPL family transporter; the protein is MNSLTVRMARQSARHPWRAIVGWLVFVVLCLGLGSAAGMNSAKTADYRVGEAGRAEALAAEAHLERKSAEQVLISARTGALDRGAATAAAQDLTARMKKLPEVAGVAAPLLSKKHDILMVEVSIKGEEREADGKVAALVAQTEAVQKAHPRLLLQETGSASTSKGVDDQRDSDLALSEKITLPITLLTLLVVFGSLTMAAVPLLLALSSIAAAVGLSMVASHLSPDTGVGTNVILMIGLAVGVDYTLFYLKREREERARHGGRLASEALVELAAATSGRAVVVSGLAVVASTATLYLASDVIFSSLATGTIVVVLVAVASSLTALPALLVLLGRRAERRAARRAARGKPVRRRHGDAGGRLWGALLRPASRHPLATLCVSVLALLALVTPLAGLKITEMSRDTHSREIPAMRVYDRLNEAFPDQRVTHQIVVRADAGRAGEVTSALRKLARLADNDRLFAGTSQIRTSADHRTSTLELRVPYLGNSDEAYDSLDHLRDDYVPATVGRIDGAEYGVTGDVARYADYPDHQNSKLPLVLGALLLVTFAMTMYAFRSVVLGLLGVVLNLLSAAAALGMLVLVFQNTWAEKLLDFHSTGSIGSRVPLFLFVILFGLSMDYQVFVVSRIREAALAGVPTRQAVLEGIRSSASVVTSAAVVMTTVFASFVFLHIIEMKQIGFVLAAAVLLDAFVVRIMILPSAMLLLGEASWWPSRGVRRKATTVDHSASDRPVVDVR